One Rhodospirillales bacterium DNA segment encodes these proteins:
- a CDS encoding methyltransferase domain-containing protein: protein MAAKHRSALGRAAKAKRRPSAALKRGAAVSPRKNVRTKDPLARAKALVERGAFGEAITVAESLLDADPRYWPAREFIAHILWRRGYPKEAILFLESAIMTAPDKAEIQTRLASTLMLAAQQSGLMMERAVELAEKILARHVPTVPLLLDLSNLNFRCGRPDKALRTAERAVAEFPDSKSAKMNLSVALLMHGRKEDAVNAYATILKPYRIRTGANADNVRRQYANLAAEYDNNPLHQYFSARMAKFIADTIGPIGGLRMLDAGCGTGLLGTLLNPERLVGIDLSPEMIERARARNAYADLIAGDLVETMSKLDTRFDLIASSCVLYHLADLAPYFRQAARLLEPGGHLFISTDPAPDDMDIGESGPGEYAHSRAYLRRLAAKTGFAEIAIAIMGHRATPGFWCAFRKGSPANTDSAHGR from the coding sequence ATGGCGGCAAAGCATCGATCCGCCTTAGGGCGGGCCGCGAAAGCGAAACGGCGCCCCTCAGCCGCCTTAAAACGGGGGGCTGCCGTCTCGCCCCGCAAGAATGTGCGGACAAAAGATCCTCTGGCGCGCGCAAAGGCGCTTGTCGAACGCGGGGCCTTCGGGGAAGCCATTACCGTCGCCGAGTCGTTGCTTGATGCCGATCCGCGCTATTGGCCCGCGCGGGAATTCATCGCCCACATTCTCTGGAGACGCGGTTATCCCAAGGAGGCAATTCTGTTTCTCGAATCGGCGATCATGACCGCTCCGGACAAGGCAGAGATTCAGACAAGACTCGCGTCGACGCTGATGCTCGCGGCGCAACAAAGCGGGTTGATGATGGAGCGCGCCGTCGAGCTGGCCGAGAAAATCCTGGCGCGGCACGTTCCGACCGTCCCTTTGTTGCTGGATCTGTCCAATCTTAATTTCCGATGCGGCCGACCGGATAAAGCCTTGCGGACGGCTGAACGGGCCGTGGCCGAATTTCCCGACAGCAAGTCGGCGAAAATGAATCTTAGCGTCGCGTTGCTGATGCACGGCCGGAAAGAGGACGCCGTCAACGCTTACGCCACCATTTTGAAGCCCTACCGCATCCGAACCGGGGCCAACGCCGATAATGTCCGGCGCCAATACGCCAATCTGGCCGCCGAATACGACAACAACCCGCTGCACCAATATTTCAGCGCCCGGATGGCGAAGTTCATTGCCGACACCATCGGGCCGATCGGTGGCTTGCGTATGTTGGATGCGGGTTGCGGCACCGGACTGCTCGGCACCCTTTTGAACCCGGAGCGCCTAGTGGGCATCGACCTGTCGCCGGAAATGATCGAAAGAGCGCGGGCGCGGAACGCCTATGCCGACCTGATCGCGGGAGATCTCGTCGAGACGATGAGCAAGCTTGACACCCGTTTCGATCTGATCGCGTCTTCTTGTGTTCTTTACCACCTGGCCGACCTCGCCCCTTATTTCCGGCAAGCGGCGCGTTTGCTGGAGCCCGGCGGGCATTTGTTCATTTCCACCGATCCCGCCCCGGATGATATGGACATTGGCGAAAGCGGCCCGGGCGAGTACGCTCATAGCCGCGCCTATCTCCGCCGTCTGGCGGCGAAAACCGGTTTTGCGGAAATCGCCATCGCGATTATGGGCCACCGGGCCACGCCGGGCTTCTGGTGCGCCTTCCGCAAGGGATCGCCGGCGAACACGGATTCCGCCCATGGCCGCTAA